The following coding sequences are from one Streptococcus sp. NPS 308 window:
- a CDS encoding Pr6Pr family membrane protein gives MKMNLKFIFYSRVLLFLAAFTGVYLEITKRGGFGMLLYYTVLSNLLVTLFTAYLLYVMRQSGEKWQSRHLLRLKGGVTMSIMITCVIYHFMLAPIATDFYRLENFLCHYIVPLWFLADTLLFDKQGQYKIWDPVLWTILPLVYMLFALFNGLVLKLPVPNSKVSPFPYFFLDVAKGWDVVIKWCLTIFVAYMVAGFIFYLIKQIKRK, from the coding sequence ATGAAAATGAACCTGAAATTTATCTTTTATAGCCGTGTGCTCTTGTTCTTAGCGGCTTTCACAGGAGTTTACCTAGAGATTACCAAGCGTGGTGGTTTTGGCATGCTCCTCTACTATACAGTGCTATCCAATCTCTTGGTAACACTTTTTACAGCTTATCTGCTTTATGTGATGAGACAATCTGGTGAAAAATGGCAAAGTCGGCATCTACTCCGTCTCAAGGGCGGAGTTACCATGAGTATCATGATTACTTGTGTCATTTACCATTTTATGCTAGCGCCGATAGCGACTGATTTTTACCGTTTGGAAAATTTCCTCTGTCACTATATCGTTCCTCTTTGGTTTCTAGCTGATACCTTATTATTTGATAAGCAAGGTCAATACAAGATCTGGGATCCAGTATTGTGGACCATCTTGCCCTTGGTTTACATGCTTTTTGCCCTTTTTAATGGCTTAGTATTGAAACTACCTGTACCAAATTCCAAGGTTAGTCCTTTCCCTTATTTCTTTTTAGATGTGGCCAAGGGTTGGGACGTGGTTATTAAATGGTGTTTGACTATCTTTGTGGCCTATATGGTTGCAGGATTTATCTTCTACCTGATCAAGCAAATCAAGCGAAAATAG
- a CDS encoding zinc ribbon domain-containing protein YjdM, with protein MNNLPNCPKCHSEYIYEDGSLLVCPECAYEWNPAEVAEVEEGVVAIDANGNKLADGDTVTLIKDLKVKGAPKDLKQGTRVKNIRIVEGDHNIDCKIDGFGAMKLKSEFVKKI; from the coding sequence ATGAACAACTTACCAAATTGCCCAAAATGTCATTCAGAATATATCTATGAAGACGGAAGTCTCTTGGTTTGCCCAGAGTGTGCCTATGAATGGAATCCTGCTGAAGTTGCAGAAGTAGAAGAAGGTGTTGTTGCTATCGATGCTAATGGAAATAAATTGGCTGACGGTGATACTGTAACCCTCATCAAGGACTTGAAAGTAAAAGGTGCACCTAAGGATTTGAAACAAGGAACTCGTGTCAAAAATATCCGTATCGTAGAAGGCGACCACAACATCGATTGTAAGATTGATGGTTTTGGAGCTATGAAACTCAAATCAGAATTTGTTAAGAAAATCTAG
- a CDS encoding Dps family protein: protein MVELKKEAVKDVTTLSKTAPVALAKTKEVLNQAVADLYVAHVALHQVHWYMRGRGFLVWHPKMDEYMDSLDGYLDEISERLITLGGKPYSTLTEFLQHSEIEEEEGEFRNVEESLERVLAIYRYLITLFQKALDVTDEEGDDVTNDIFVGAKAELEKTVWMLTAELGQAPGL, encoded by the coding sequence ATGGTTGAATTGAAAAAAGAAGCAGTAAAAGACGTTACAACATTATCTAAAACAGCGCCAGTAGCATTGGCAAAAACAAAGGAAGTATTGAACCAAGCAGTAGCGGACTTGTATGTGGCTCACGTTGCCCTTCACCAAGTTCACTGGTATATGCGTGGTCGTGGTTTCCTCGTATGGCATCCAAAAATGGATGAATACATGGACAGTCTTGATGGTTATCTTGACGAAATCAGCGAACGTTTGATCACCCTTGGTGGCAAACCTTACTCAACTTTGACAGAGTTCCTTCAACACAGTGAAATCGAAGAAGAAGAAGGAGAATTCCGTAACGTTGAAGAAAGCTTGGAACGTGTTCTAGCAATTTATCGCTACCTCATCACTCTTTTCCAAAAAGCTTTGGATGTAACTGATGAAGAAGGTGATGATGTTACAAACGATATCTTTGTTGGGGCTAAGGCTGAACTTGAGAAAACAGTTTGGATGCTTACAGCAGAACTTGGACAAGCTCCTGGTTTGTAA
- the tpiA gene encoding triose-phosphate isomerase, with protein MSRKPFIAGNWKMNKNPEEAKAFVEAVASKLPSSDLVEAGIAAPAVDLTAVLAAAKGSNLKVAAQNCYFENAGAFTGETSPQVLKEIGTDYVVIGHSERRDYFHETDEDINKKAKAIFANGMLPIICCGESLETYEAGKAAEFVGAQVSAALAGLTAEQVAASVIAYEPIWAIGTGKSASQDDAQKMCKVVRDVVAADFGQEVADKVRVQYGGSVKPENVAEYMACPDVDGALVGGASLEAESFLALLDFVK; from the coding sequence ATGTCACGTAAACCATTTATCGCTGGTAACTGGAAAATGAACAAAAATCCAGAAGAAGCAAAAGCTTTCGTTGAAGCCGTTGCATCAAAACTTCCTTCATCAGACCTTGTTGAAGCAGGTATCGCAGCTCCTGCAGTTGATTTGACAGCTGTTCTTGCTGCTGCTAAAGGTTCAAACCTTAAAGTTGCTGCTCAAAACTGCTACTTTGAAAATGCAGGTGCTTTCACTGGTGAAACTAGCCCACAAGTTTTGAAAGAAATCGGTACTGACTACGTTGTTATCGGTCACTCAGAGCGTCGTGACTACTTCCATGAAACTGACGAAGATATCAACAAAAAAGCAAAAGCAATCTTTGCAAACGGTATGCTTCCAATCATCTGTTGTGGTGAGTCACTTGAAACTTACGAAGCTGGTAAAGCTGCTGAATTCGTAGGTGCTCAAGTATCTGCTGCATTGGCTGGATTGACAGCTGAACAAGTTGCTGCATCAGTTATCGCTTATGAGCCAATCTGGGCTATCGGTACTGGTAAATCAGCTTCACAAGACGACGCACAAAAAATGTGTAAAGTTGTTCGTGACGTTGTAGCTGCTGACTTTGGTCAAGAAGTTGCTGACAAAGTTCGTGTTCAATACGGTGGTTCAGTTAAACCTGAAAACGTTGCAGAATACATGGCTTGCCCAGATGTGGACGGTGCCCTTGTTGGTGGAGCATCACTTGAAGCTGAAAGCTTCTTGGCATTGCTTGACTTTGTAAAATAA
- a CDS encoding DnaD domain-containing protein has translation MTYFDAFKSGNLVLPSALLLHFKELFPSSEDFLVWQFFYLQNTTALGDVSPSQIAEIIGKEVADVNQSISNLTENGLLQYQTIELNGEIELIFDASLAFERLDSLLDSQTPATTAPNPQNQLKALVETFQQELGRLLTPFEIEDLSKTVKEDGVKADLIKEALREAVLNGKPNWKYIQAILRNWRHEGIQSVAQVEAKRAEREANNPKQVQASADFLDAMNLWQN, from the coding sequence ATGACATATTTTGACGCTTTTAAATCAGGGAACTTGGTTTTGCCAAGTGCCCTGCTCTTGCATTTTAAGGAACTCTTTCCTTCCAGCGAAGATTTTCTCGTCTGGCAATTTTTCTATTTACAAAATACCACAGCCCTAGGAGATGTTTCGCCTAGCCAGATTGCTGAAATTATTGGCAAAGAGGTAGCAGATGTCAACCAATCCATTTCAAACTTGACTGAAAATGGTTTGCTACAATATCAGACCATTGAACTAAATGGGGAAATTGAGCTCATTTTTGATGCTAGTTTGGCTTTTGAACGCTTGGATAGCTTGCTAGACAGCCAAACTCCAGCTACAACTGCTCCAAATCCGCAGAATCAGTTGAAGGCTCTGGTTGAAACTTTTCAGCAGGAATTGGGACGCTTATTAACACCATTTGAAATCGAAGATCTTTCTAAGACTGTCAAAGAAGACGGGGTTAAGGCGGATTTGATCAAGGAAGCTCTTCGAGAAGCCGTTCTCAATGGCAAACCAAACTGGAAATATATTCAAGCCATCCTTCGGAATTGGCGGCATGAAGGCATCCAGTCTGTGGCTCAGGTAGAGGCCAAACGAGCAGAGCGAGAGGCTAACAATCCCAAACAAGTTCAGGCTTCGGCTGATTTCCTCGATGCTATGAATTTGTGGCAAAATTAG
- the metA gene encoding homoserine O-acetyltransferase MetA gives MPIRIDKKLPAVEILRTENIFVMDDQRAAHQDIRPLKILILNLMPQKMVTETQLLRHLANTPLQLDIDFLYMETHRSKTTRAEHMETFYKTFPEVKDDFFDGMIITGAPVEHLPFEEVDYWEEFKQVIEWSKTHVFSTLHICWGAQAGLYVRYGVEKHQMDRKLSGIYPQDTLKEGHLLFRGFDDRYVAPHSRHTEILKEEILNKTNLEILSEGPEVGVSILASRDLREIYSFGHLEYDRDTLAREYFRDYEAGLNPHIPENYFKNDDVNETPCLCWSSSAALFFSNWVNYAVYQETPFDWKKVEDDAASFGYL, from the coding sequence ATGCCGATTCGAATTGATAAAAAATTACCAGCTGTGGAGATTTTAAGGACAGAAAATATCTTTGTTATGGACGACCAACGGGCTGCTCATCAGGATATTCGCCCCTTGAAGATTTTGATTTTAAATCTCATGCCTCAAAAAATGGTAACAGAAACGCAACTCTTACGGCATTTGGCTAATACCCCTTTGCAATTAGATATTGATTTCTTATATATGGAAACACATCGTTCCAAGACAACTCGTGCCGAACATATGGAAACCTTCTATAAGACCTTTCCAGAGGTCAAGGATGACTTTTTTGATGGAATGATTATCACAGGAGCACCAGTGGAGCATTTGCCTTTTGAGGAGGTAGATTACTGGGAGGAATTCAAGCAGGTAATCGAATGGTCCAAGACGCATGTTTTTTCAACCCTCCATATCTGTTGGGGAGCACAAGCAGGTCTTTATGTTCGCTATGGCGTTGAAAAGCACCAGATGGATCGGAAACTATCAGGCATTTATCCACAAGATACCTTGAAAGAGGGGCACCTTCTTTTTAGAGGGTTTGATGATCGCTATGTAGCTCCTCATTCTCGTCATACTGAGATTTTAAAAGAAGAAATCTTAAATAAGACCAATCTGGAGATTCTGTCAGAAGGTCCTGAAGTTGGGGTTTCTATCCTAGCTAGTCGAGATTTGCGTGAGATTTATAGTTTTGGTCATTTGGAGTATGATCGTGACACTTTGGCAAGAGAGTATTTTCGTGATTATGAGGCAGGACTTAATCCTCATATTCCGGAAAATTACTTCAAAAATGATGATGTGAATGAGACGCCCTGTCTCTGTTGGTCTTCATCAGCTGCCCTCTTTTTCAGTAACTGGGTTAACTATGCTGTTTATCAGGAAACTCCCTTTGACTGGAAAAAGGTAGAGGACGATGCGGCTTCATTTGGATATTTATAA
- a CDS encoding adenine phosphoribosyltransferase, with protein MNLKDYIATIENYPKEGITFRDISPLMADGNAYSYAVREIVQYATDKKIDMIVGPEARGFIVGCPVAFELGIGFAPVRKPGKLPREVISADYEKEYGIDTLTMHADAIKPGQRVLIVDDLLATGGTVKATIEMIERLGGVVAGCAFLIELDELKGREKIGDYDYKVLMHY; from the coding sequence ATGAATTTAAAAGATTATATCGCAACGATTGAAAATTATCCTAAGGAAGGTATTACCTTCCGTGATATCAGCCCTTTGATGGCAGATGGAAATGCTTATAGCTACGCTGTTCGTGAAATTGTTCAGTATGCAACCGATAAGAAGATCGACATGATCGTGGGCCCAGAGGCTCGCGGCTTTATCGTGGGCTGTCCTGTTGCTTTTGAGTTGGGAATTGGCTTTGCTCCTGTTCGTAAACCAGGGAAATTGCCACGTGAAGTCATTTCTGCTGACTATGAGAAAGAGTACGGTATTGATACCTTGACCATGCATGCTGATGCGATCAAGCCAGGCCAACGTGTTCTCATCGTAGATGATCTCTTGGCAACAGGTGGAACTGTCAAGGCAACGATTGAGATGATTGAAAGGCTTGGTGGAGTTGTAGCCGGTTGTGCTTTCTTGATTGAGTTGGATGAGCTTAAAGGCCGTGAAAAAATCGGAGACTACGATTACAAGGTACTTATGCATTATTAA
- a CDS encoding class I SAM-dependent methyltransferase, translating into MSEAGHKFLAKLGKKRLRPGGKRATDWLIAEGGFSKEKRILEVACNRGTTAIELAQRFGCKITAVDMDGQALEVAKKSAETAGVGHLIRFERANAMKLPYEDASFDIVINEAMLTMQADQAKKKCVMEYLRVLKPEGLLLTHDVLLKEAKESVRQELSQAIHVNVGPLTQDGWEQVMIESGYRDVKILTGEMTLMKLSGMIYDEGWLGTLKICVNACKKENRKQFLTMYKMFAKNKQKLGFIAMASYKSSNR; encoded by the coding sequence ATGTCAGAAGCAGGTCATAAGTTTTTAGCAAAACTGGGAAAAAAACGCTTACGTCCAGGTGGAAAACGTGCTACAGATTGGTTAATTGCGGAAGGAGGATTTTCAAAAGAAAAGAGAATACTAGAAGTTGCGTGCAATAGGGGAACTACAGCAATTGAGTTGGCACAGCGTTTTGGTTGTAAGATAACTGCTGTTGATATGGATGGACAAGCCTTAGAAGTGGCTAAAAAATCTGCTGAAACGGCAGGTGTTGGTCATTTGATCAGATTTGAAAGAGCAAACGCAATGAAACTTCCTTATGAAGATGCTAGTTTTGATATTGTTATAAATGAAGCTATGCTGACTATGCAAGCCGATCAAGCTAAGAAAAAATGTGTAATGGAGTATCTAAGGGTTTTAAAACCTGAAGGTCTTCTTTTGACACATGATGTGCTTCTTAAGGAAGCTAAAGAGTCTGTCAGACAGGAATTGTCACAAGCAATTCATGTAAATGTAGGTCCTTTAACTCAAGATGGTTGGGAACAGGTGATGATAGAATCAGGTTATCGTGATGTGAAAATATTGACTGGTGAAATGACATTAATGAAATTATCAGGTATGATTTATGACGAAGGTTGGCTAGGAACTTTGAAAATTTGCGTAAATGCTTGTAAAAAGGAGAATAGAAAGCAGTTTTTAACTATGTATAAAATGTTTGCTAAGAATAAACAGAAATTGGGCTTTATTGCTATGGCTAGTTATAAATCGTCAAATCGTTAG
- the rplA gene encoding 50S ribosomal protein L1: MAKKSKQLRAALEKIDSTKAYSVEEAVALAKETNFAKFDATVEVAYNLNIDVKKADQQIRGAMVLPNGTGKTARVLVFARGAKAEEAKAAGADFVGEDDLVAKINDGWLDFDVVIATPDMMALVGRLGRVLGPRNLMPNPKTGTVTMDVAKAVEESKGGKITYRADRAGIVQAIIGKVSFEADKLVENFKAFNETIQKAKPATAKGTYVTSLTITTTQGVGIKVDVNSL, translated from the coding sequence ATGGCTAAAAAAAGCAAACAACTTCGTGCTGCTCTTGAGAAAATCGACAGCACAAAAGCGTACAGCGTAGAAGAAGCTGTAGCTCTTGCAAAAGAAACTAACTTTGCAAAATTTGATGCAACTGTAGAAGTTGCTTACAACTTGAACATTGACGTTAAAAAAGCTGACCAACAAATCCGTGGAGCAATGGTATTGCCAAACGGTACTGGTAAAACAGCTCGCGTTCTTGTATTTGCACGTGGTGCAAAAGCTGAAGAAGCAAAAGCTGCTGGTGCAGACTTCGTTGGTGAAGATGACCTTGTTGCTAAAATCAACGACGGTTGGTTGGACTTCGACGTAGTTATCGCAACACCTGATATGATGGCTCTTGTTGGACGTCTTGGACGTGTCCTTGGACCACGTAACTTGATGCCAAACCCTAAAACTGGTACTGTAACAATGGATGTTGCTAAAGCAGTTGAAGAGTCTAAAGGTGGTAAAATCACTTACCGTGCAGACCGTGCAGGTATCGTACAAGCTATCATCGGTAAAGTTTCATTTGAAGCTGACAAGTTGGTTGAAAACTTCAAAGCATTCAACGAAACAATCCAAAAAGCGAAACCAGCTACTGCTAAAGGAACTTACGTAACAAGCTTGACAATCACAACTACTCAAGGTGTTGGTATCAAGGTTGACGTGAACTCACTTTAA